The Blautia hydrogenotrophica DSM 10507 genome window below encodes:
- a CDS encoding thiamine pyrophosphate-dependent enzyme, translating into MEKIYTRPNSMNPRATGYCPGCLHGVATRLICELIDEFGIQERTTSVLPIGCSSMGVFHFDTDLVVSLHGRAPAVATGIKRCAPERFVYSYQGDGDLAAIGLSEIMHAANRGENITSIFVNNSIYGMTGGQMAPTTLIGQRATTAQDGRKPEREGYPMKMCEILSQLEAPVFIARCGLDTPAHIKEAKRALRKGFQNQLENKGFSFIELMSNCPTNWGMSAEKTIQWMQENTLKTFPLGVFKEKE; encoded by the coding sequence ATGGAAAAAATTTATACAAGACCAAACTCTATGAATCCCAGAGCAACGGGCTACTGCCCAGGCTGCCTGCATGGCGTTGCGACGAGATTAATTTGCGAGCTGATAGACGAATTTGGAATCCAAGAGCGCACCACATCTGTACTGCCAATCGGCTGTTCTTCTATGGGCGTGTTCCATTTTGATACCGACCTTGTCGTTTCACTGCATGGCAGAGCGCCTGCCGTTGCGACGGGAATCAAGCGCTGTGCACCGGAACGGTTTGTTTACAGCTATCAGGGAGACGGCGACTTGGCTGCAATCGGTCTTTCTGAAATTATGCATGCAGCCAATCGCGGCGAAAATATTACGTCTATATTCGTAAACAACAGTATTTACGGTATGACAGGCGGACAGATGGCGCCTACGACGCTGATAGGCCAGAGAGCAACGACCGCGCAGGATGGCAGAAAACCGGAGCGGGAAGGTTATCCTATGAAGATGTGCGAGATCCTCTCCCAGTTGGAAGCGCCTGTCTTTATCGCGAGATGCGGGCTGGACACGCCGGCGCACATCAAGGAAGCAAAAAGAGCGCTGCGCAAAGGATTCCAGAACCAGTTGGAGAACAAAGGTTTCTCCTTTATTGAACTGATGTCCAACTGTCCGACAAATTGGGGGATGTCAGCGGAAAAAACCATTCAGTGGATGCAGGAAAACACATTGAAAACATTTCCTTTGGGCGTATTTAAAGAAAAGGAGTGA
- the vorB gene encoding 3-methyl-2-oxobutanoate dehydrogenase subunit VorB: MEKLFMKGNEAIAEAAVRAGCRFFAGYPITPQNEIPEYMSKRLPQVGGVFVQGESEVASVNMVCGAAYTGTRAMTSSSGPGLSLKSEGLSSLAGAELPAVVVNIMRGGPGVGSIQAAQMDYLQATKASGHGGFRMLVYAPATVQEAVDFTYKAFDKAMEYQAPVLISADGCIGSMMEQVELPPMKDVQREDLHFFATKYLNPKRKVITSMLPVEAEQELYNKKMEQMYKKWEQEEYMSEEYMLEDAEYVIAAYGTSARIAKSAIKMLREEGIKVGLVRPITLYPFPYVSLQKLDEKKVKKVLCLEMSIPAQLVEDLKIGLEGRIPIHCYGRSAGMIFTTEEVVEEVEKMVKE, from the coding sequence ATGGAAAAATTGTTTATGAAAGGAAATGAAGCGATTGCGGAAGCAGCTGTGCGTGCAGGATGCCGTTTTTTTGCAGGCTATCCTATTACGCCGCAGAATGAAATTCCGGAATATATGTCAAAACGTTTGCCTCAGGTCGGTGGTGTATTCGTACAGGGTGAGAGCGAGGTTGCGTCTGTGAATATGGTATGTGGTGCAGCCTATACAGGAACGAGAGCGATGACCTCTTCCTCCGGCCCGGGACTGAGCTTAAAATCTGAAGGTCTGTCCTCTTTGGCAGGTGCGGAACTTCCGGCAGTTGTCGTGAATATCATGCGCGGAGGCCCTGGCGTCGGTTCTATTCAAGCGGCGCAGATGGATTATTTGCAGGCGACAAAGGCGTCTGGACATGGCGGTTTCCGTATGTTGGTTTACGCTCCGGCAACAGTACAGGAAGCGGTGGACTTTACATACAAAGCGTTTGACAAGGCGATGGAATACCAAGCTCCTGTATTGATTTCCGCGGACGGCTGCATCGGTTCTATGATGGAGCAGGTGGAACTGCCTCCCATGAAGGATGTGCAAAGAGAAGATTTACATTTCTTTGCGACGAAATATTTGAATCCGAAACGTAAAGTCATTACTTCCATGCTGCCGGTAGAAGCGGAACAGGAATTGTATAACAAAAAAATGGAACAGATGTACAAAAAATGGGAGCAGGAAGAGTATATGAGCGAAGAGTATATGCTGGAGGATGCGGAATATGTCATCGCAGCATATGGAACCAGCGCGAGAATTGCGAAAAGCGCGATTAAAATGCTGAGAGAAGAAGGCATCAAAGTCGGTTTAGTTAGGCCAATTACGCTTTATCCGTTCCCATACGTATCTTTACAAAAATTAGATGAAAAGAAAGTGAAAAAAGTACTTTGCCTGGAGATGTCTATTCCCGCACAGCTTGTCGAGGACTTGAAAATTGGGCTGGAGGGCAGAATCCCGATTCATTGCTACGGTCGGTCAGCTGGCATGATCTTTACGACGGAAGAAGTAGTGGAAGAAGTCGAAAAAATGGTGAAGGAATAG
- a CDS encoding 4Fe-4S binding protein, with protein MAEVEINKDYCKSCKLCVNVCPKHVLFVGKYTNKMGYDAVEADETKGCIGCKMCATMCPEGAIEVYK; from the coding sequence ATGGCAGAAGTAGAGATTAACAAAGACTACTGCAAAAGCTGTAAACTGTGCGTCAACGTATGTCCAAAGCATGTTTTGTTTGTGGGGAAATATACAAACAAAATGGGATATGACGCAGTAGAAGCGGATGAGACGAAAGGATGTATTGGCTGCAAGATGTGTGCGACAATGTGTCCAGAAGGTGCGATCGAAGTATATAAGTGA